The following coding sequences are from one Anolis sagrei isolate rAnoSag1 chromosome 6, rAnoSag1.mat, whole genome shotgun sequence window:
- the SEPTIN1 gene encoding septin-1 — protein sequence MDKDYVGFATLPTQVHRKSVKKGFDFTLMVAGESGLGKSTLINSLFLTDLYKDRVLPDAQERIPQTMEIVKHAIDIEEKGVKVKLTVIDTPGFGDAVDNTECWKPIGHYIDCQFEQYFRDESGLDRKNIQDGRVHCCLYVLSPFGHGLRPLDIAFLQAIHDKVNIVPVIGKADSLTPTEVQHMKEKIRQELEENGIRIYEFPECDSDEDEEFKAQDAEMKHSIPFAVIGSNQVVRELKDKVFRGRQYTWGTVEVENSAHCDFLKLRNMLIQTHMQDLKDVTHEVHYENYRAQCIQSLTRTGVRDRSSRAKLSRQSATEMPLLPLADTEKLIREKDEELRRMQEMLQKMQAQMLQSQGEQSDSL from the exons GAGAATCAGGACTTGGAAAATCTACTCTTATCAACAGCCTCTTCTTGACAGATCTGTATAAAGATCGTGTGCTTCCAGATGCGCAAG AGAGGATTCCCCAGACTATGGAAATTGTCAAGCATGCCATCGATATTGAAGAGAAAGGAGTGAAAGTTAAACTGACAGTGATTGATACTCCAGGATTTGGGGACGCAGTGGACAATACTGAGTG ctgGAAGCCAATTGGCCATTACATCGATTGCCAGTTTGAGCAGTATTTTCGTGATGAGAGTGGCTTGGACCGTAAGAACATTCAGGACGGGCGTGTCCATTGCTGTCTATATGTCTTATCACCTTTTGGACATGG TCTTCGTCCCCTAGACATTGCTTTCCTTCAAGCCATCCATGACAAAGTCAATATCGTGCCAGTGATCGGAAAAGCGGACAGCCTGACTCCAACAGAAGTGCAGCATATGAAGGAGAAG ATCCGGCAAGAGTTAGAAGAAAACGGCATCCGCATTTATGAGTTCCCTGAATGTGACTCAGATGAGGACGAAGAGTTCAAAGCTCAGGATGCTGAGATGAAG CACAGCATCCCTTTTGCTGTCATCGGGTCTAACCAGGTGGTCCGAGAGCTGAAGGACAAAGTATTCAGGGGAAGGCAATATACCTGGGGAACAGTGGAAG TGGAAAATTCTGCTCACTGCGACTTCCTCAAGCTCCGAAATATGCTGATCCAAACCCATATGCAGGATTTAAAGGATGTCACCCATGAGGTTCATTATGAGAATTACCGCGCACAGTGTATCCAGAGCCTGACCAGAACTGGGGTTCGGGACCGCAGCAGCCGCGC GAAACTGTCCCGTCAAAGTGCCACAGAGATGCCACTCCTGCCTTTGGCTGACACTGAGAAACTGATTCGCGAGAAAGATGAAGAG CTCCGTCGGATGCAGGAAATGCTACAGAAAATGCAGGCGCAGATGTTGCAGAGCCAGGGGGAGCAGAGCGACAGCCTCTAA
- the DCTPP1 gene encoding dCTP pyrophosphatase 1, with the protein MMTSCKRDKDEEKYCRDWEKEKDLKDWVRPVVGDERLAACRVCESEMKANYDVLQQHMVTSKHQACATPGCATALDNARLSISKNCSNTLMETKGLRSSACSQKTKAEETDKASVHNGLGNATESFRFSPEPTLEDIRKLQIAFTAERGWGKYHQPRNLLLALVGEVGELAELFQWREDAPEGLPGWTASEREALSDELSDVLIYLVALANKCRVDLPTAALQKIEKNRLKYPVEQVYGSSKKYTEYQKK; encoded by the exons ATGATGACATCATGCAAGAGAGACAAAGACGAGGAAAAGTACTGCAGAGactgggagaaggagaaggatttGAAGGACTGGGTTCGGCCAGTTGTGGGAGATGAGAGATTGGCAGCCTGCAGGGTCTGTGAGTCTGAGATGAAGGCCAACTATGATGTCCTCCAGCAGCACATGGTCACCAGCAAACATCAAGCGTGTGCCACTCCAGGATGTGCGACCGCCCTTGATAATGCAAGACTTAGCATTTCAAAGAATTGTAGTAATACCTTGATGGAGACCAAG GGATTGCGCTCGTCAGCTTGTTCACAGAAGACAAAAGCAGAGGAAACAGATAAGGCATCGGTGCACAACGGGCTCGGAAATGCAACAGAGTCTTTTCGGTTCAGCCCTGAACCCACCTTGGAAGACAT TCGCAAGCTCCAGATTGCATTTACAGCAGAGCGTGGTTGGGGAAAGTATCACCAGCCTCGAAACCTCCTTCTTGCACTCGTTGGGGAAGTTGGAGAGTTGGCAGAACTCTT CCAATGGCGGGAGGACGCCCCCGAAGGCCTGCCAGGATGGACGGCCTCCGAGCGAGAAGCCCTCTCTGACGAACTCAGCGACGTCCTCATTTACCTGGTGGCCCTTGCCAACAAATGCCGCGTGGACCTCCCCACAGCCGCCCTCCAGAAGATAGAGAAGAACCGCCTCAAGTACCCTGTTGAGCAAGTCTATGGGTCGTCAAAGAAATACACCGAATATCAGAAAAAATGA